Proteins encoded in a region of the Myxococcales bacterium genome:
- a CDS encoding HmuY family protein, whose amino-acid sequence MKTLTSRTSSRTARAALVALVTLAAGWATACSDSATARPDAGTGQPGGGGAVEAATAFASGQEIAIAVPEKGKVFLSLSPLGIVPAPADPRVSTGWDMAFEQYTITTNGGVSGPGQAASFGPLDAAAFVGDAAPTVPFLVADKAAGAFLDWFAYEGAPSHALFSRFHVVGVKDGERLWKVQLLSYYGERDGAPISALYSLRYAELTDRGEGPTQQVDRLEGTAGGPGGGPNEPSELLDLATGARSQLTPADALASRLWHLSFRRQTVGVNGGLGGPRGVAACDLDEAGLKDETMDVVRARTPESERARFASVTRASFDGRSFRADGVVSGFSDAWVDRAGASPAPAYATWIVVDAEGNKFMIGFSKFVSASTTSPGTIVMHLKPVSR is encoded by the coding sequence ATGAAGACGCTCACATCGCGCACGTCGTCTCGCACCGCGCGCGCGGCGCTCGTCGCGCTCGTCACGCTCGCCGCGGGCTGGGCGACCGCGTGCAGTGACTCCGCGACCGCGCGGCCGGACGCGGGGACCGGCCAGCCCGGCGGGGGCGGCGCGGTGGAGGCGGCGACGGCCTTCGCGAGCGGCCAGGAGATCGCGATCGCGGTGCCGGAGAAGGGGAAGGTCTTCCTCTCGCTCTCGCCGCTCGGGATCGTGCCCGCGCCCGCCGATCCGCGGGTCTCCACCGGGTGGGACATGGCGTTCGAGCAGTACACGATCACGACGAACGGAGGGGTCTCCGGGCCGGGACAGGCGGCGTCGTTCGGGCCGCTCGACGCCGCCGCGTTCGTGGGCGACGCCGCGCCGACGGTGCCGTTCCTCGTCGCCGACAAGGCAGCAGGCGCGTTCCTCGATTGGTTCGCGTACGAAGGCGCGCCGTCCCACGCGCTGTTCTCGCGCTTCCACGTCGTCGGCGTGAAAGACGGAGAGCGCCTGTGGAAGGTGCAGCTCCTCTCATATTACGGAGAGCGAGACGGCGCGCCGATCAGCGCGCTCTACAGCCTCCGGTACGCGGAGCTCACGGACCGGGGCGAAGGCCCGACGCAGCAGGTCGATCGCCTCGAGGGCACCGCGGGCGGGCCAGGCGGGGGCCCGAACGAGCCGAGCGAGCTCCTCGACCTGGCGACGGGCGCCCGGTCGCAGCTCACGCCCGCCGACGCGCTCGCGTCGCGCCTATGGCACCTCTCCTTCCGGCGACAGACCGTGGGGGTGAACGGCGGCCTAGGCGGCCCGCGCGGCGTCGCCGCGTGCGATCTGGACGAGGCCGGCCTCAAGGACGAGACGATGGACGTGGTGCGGGCCCGCACGCCGGAGAGCGAGCGCGCGCGCTTCGCGAGCGTCACCCGGGCGTCGTTCGACGGCAGGTCGTTTCGGGCGGACGGGGTCGTGAGTGGCTTCAGCGACGCGTGGGTCGACCGCGCCGGCGCCTCCCCCGCGCCGGCCTACGCGACGTGGATCGTCGTCGACGCAGAAGGCAACAAATTCATGATTGGTTTCAGCAAGTTCGTCTCTGCCAGCACGACGTCGCCCGGCACGATCGTGATGCATCTCAAGCCGGTCTCGAGGTGA